A region of the Cyprinus carpio isolate SPL01 chromosome A14, ASM1834038v1, whole genome shotgun sequence genome:
GAACAAGTGTAGCATTGTTGgttttaattacaaaaactgaTAAGTTATCACCtcattgctgagaaatataatgtagcttttagctgttgtatttataaaattcatgAGGCTGGGTTGAAAACCAGCTCCTGAATGTACAATTTCTTACCTATataaagtttatatctcaataaAATGCAAGTGCAAACAGCACACAGgcattaaaacacaatttttatggGCAAACGTGTTGCCCTTGCATTGGGAGTTCTGTGGGGAATCGGATATGTGTGTTTAGACGCAGGTCGGATGTCCAGATATCTTTAAAACCACATTTGGAAGTGGCTCAGATCAGATGTGAAAAAATCGGATCTCGTGTGGATTTTGGTGTTTACACATGTGAAACACAAATTCCGACCTGTGTCAGATGTGagcaaaaaaatctgttttttttgtgccagtgtaaatgcagcctttgagCAAAAATCAAGGCACTAATTACAATGCAAGTAAACAGGGCAATGTAACTTCTTACTTTTTGCGTTACTTACCTTATGTAAATTTATATCCAATATTTCCAACTTATGTCATGACCATATAAAGGGCAGTAAACCCTGCTACTTTGATATGCACAAGTATACAAGAAATatgactgtaaaaatacaaaataatttacagatgatataatacaaattttaaatgcttttacaaaaatactaagctttacatttctgctttaaaCCCCTCAAAGGTGCATAGCCATGGGGGGTGGGGGAGTTGTGACAGAGAAACTTGTTTCGACGGGTAATGGATTTTATGCTATAAATGTTGTTGATATAACttaaacttgtattgaacctggaacaTACTTCTTTGGaatgcacaaatgttttgtgGTAAAAATAGAGGGTTCACTGACCTGTGAGGCATTTCTCTGTGATGGGAGGGGGTAAATCGATCTTGGGCATCAAAAAATTCATCATCAGATTCTGAACAACTGTCTCTGGAGTCCTTTGAATTCTCAGGGACATTTGTTGTGCACAGCTCTCATCAGCACATATTGTGCTCTTAATTTTGAAGATGGGTCCTGTTGTTTagcttcatttgtctttttctgtAGGAAGCTGTTTCCCTTTTGTCTACATACTGGATGGTTGTGAACCTGGTGAAGAGTGCCTGAAAGTTCATTTCTGCTAATTTACAGAATTTATGCTGTTAGGGGTAACAAGTGGCTAACACAGCCTCAAATTCTGCTGACATGGCGGAAATGCGACTGTCTTTTCCACTGTCTCCcacttcatcatcctcatccgtTCCGCTGTCACTCAATGCATCATCGCTGGCTGCAGGTGGGCTTGGCAAGCTATCAGACATTTCTGAGAGCTCAGAGAAGCGCAGAACTGAGTAATCATTGTAGGTCAGGTCTGAAGGTCGTCTGAGTTTGTTTGAACTGCCCCTCTCATCCAAATGCTCTGGGCACCTGCCAGGATCAGGAAAGGGTGGTGGACATCCAGACTCGATGCACCAGAGACCCAAGACCAGAACTGGGTTTCTCTTCCAGAGACACCATCCACATGACCAAGTCCACCAATGGCTGCCTTAATAGTCTCCTCCAGTGCATTTAGCGAGTTATCTAGGAACAAACTGGAGAAGCTGCTGTTGACTCGAGGGTCCGAGTACCAACCTGTCTCCAAAAGGGTATCCATTGTCATGCCATAATCCTCATCTCCAACAGACTCTCTCTTGCTTGCCTCATCTCCTTCGACCTCTAAAAAGGGATGCGTTACAATCACTCTGACCTTTTCTGCCTCTGCTTCACTTTTCCCCTCAGCTTCCTCTCCTTCCTCCGTGCCATCATTTGTATTTGTGGGACATAGTGGTCCTCTGACAGCTGAGTGTCCAGCAGTCCCTCCATGGCGTAAGTCATCCTCTGAACTGTCTTCTGAATCGCTTCCACACGAGAGAAACATACCCTACGCATagcaaacacattaaacataacTTATATAGCATTTAGTAACAATGTTAATTGCTGATATCATGACATGATTGTTATTACTAAGAGACATTTTagatatatgaaattatattgatagcagaaatacattttcagaaataaCAAGAATAATAAGAACATTTCAACTAGTGACAACTGAATTTTTGATGTcaagaatgaatttttttttactagtaacaaagtAATTATTGATATCAACAAAGGCAGTTGATGTCTGAAATATGCCCTTGCAACCAGTTAAAATAGAATTACTGATatcgtaaataaaaaaaaagttatgccaCATATTTAATGACACAAGCTTCCCTAATCTCCTACCTTCTTCTGCCGGAATGCGTCGCATTTTAGGTCTGGGTCCCCAGCGGAACACATTGATATTGGGGTCCACCAGAAGTTTGCAGTATCCAGCCAGGAGGCAGGCCAGATCTTTAGCTGCTACGGATTCCATCAACAAGGCTATAGGCTGGAAGTTGTAGGATAAAAAGATGGGTCAGAGAtggtatagagagagagaagaacagagagaggaaaaacatATTTCTGTGTCTGGGTGTTTATCAACAAAGGTACAGTTTCAGCATTTTAACTGTGGTTTATTTTAATCTGTTGGTAGACGTGTACACACCTGGATGTCCTGCAGGTAAATCTTGAGCATGCTGACTCTGTCGGGACTCTGAGAGCACCTCTATTCGGGGTGATGTAGTGGAAGTCTATGATGGGGGAGATTCATGTTGAGCTGGTGGTTTAGTATTTGGCTGATCCCATATCTCGCTCCACCAGCAAACTCACCAAACGACTCCCTGTCCTGCAACTGTAACACACACATTACTCCTAATCTGCCGTCAGTCTTACCAAGGAAATACATAAATTAGATCAAGTGAGGATCATAATAATGGTCCAGTGTGAATCTTATGAGTGAgttctttttaattaatcagtCTCAGGCTTCACATCATTTCAAGGTATACTTTTATGTCCCTGCAAGAGATGCTGCTATTGTATCCGAATCTCTTGCTCCTTAGAACAGCCATCTTATATAACATTCTTAAATTCATATTCTTAAAAATGGGAGAGTGCTTGACAAGATTTTATCCAGTATaacattatctacaaaaaaacaacaacaaaaaaacaacaaatggctGCCGCCAGACAAGATAGGAAAATAAATGGAACATATCTGTGCCCTGcagattttgtttgttatttgctGTATGAATCTGCCAGATGGACACAACTCTCTCACCAGCATGGTGGCGTTGTAGCTTCTCCCGCTGTATGAAATCAGTCCGCCATCTGGGTCAGATAAGCCAAAACGGGCCCTGAGACACAGAAATCACctgaaagagtgagagagaggtaaATGGAAAAGACAAaccaatatattttcattatgaaTGAAGTAAGAAAAACAAGGACAGGAAAAAGAAAAGTGGTCTTTCAACTGCTGCagtacatagtatatatatatattgcacagcATGCAAATTATGGTTGGCATAGAAAACCCAGTTGTCCCACTACATTTGTTAAAATGTGCAGGATATAACCAGAGCACACCTGCATAGAAtactgcatcccacaatgcaatgcacttgactTGCAATGCACTCACTTACAGTATAACAAAATGAATCAGGAgtaatagagtgcaacagttgggttcctgaagaaaaaaagtgcaaTCATTTTCTGATTTTCAACATTAACTTATAAGCCTTTAAAGACAGACTTTTTGTGAGCTCCAAGGTTGTCATGATGTGCAAATCATGCCAAAAAATGTTGGCATGATGCACTGCAACTGAATTTCTGAACTTGAGTTAGTTTCTATGCATAttttgttgaatatatatattgtttctattGTTTAGTATATATTGTTTCTACATCAAACAACTTTAAATGAAGTCATTTTATTATATcaccattgtttttaaattatgtcatttgcaatggGATTCATGGGATTGTAGCTCTTGAATTAATTAAGtacaaaaagtgtgtttttgtctgattttcaagtacgtttttgtttcaaatcaaagtttgtaatggtGTGATTCAGCTTGTAGCTGGCTGATTTGGTTTATGGCTTATATCATTTTCAAacaaagactgttttttttttttaaatccctatgaGAAAAACtagatggaaaaaaatactactCCAGTATTAAAATCAACATCGCTGGAAAAAAGTATTAGGCACTTAATGCATTTCTATATCAGCCATTATTTGTAACATGGCTGAATTAAATATGCAATGTAgtcaggtcatgtgacaacaatgtagcTTACTATTGTTGGAAACATTTACGCTGCATACTATTTCACATACATTTGTAAACCTTATTTTTAGGCCAGTGTACAGGTTTATACTGTGCGGTAAGCAGTATTTTAATCTACAATGTTTAGTTTGTCAAAGGGATCATCCATAAAAtgctattaattttaatattttaaatataaatgtaaaaaaaaaaactgttaaaaaatacattattttctgtttatagAAACATGGAGTTCATAGTTTTCTGAAAAATACTTATTGTCCTACACACACCTTCTGTCGTGGTTCTAGCAGCGACTGGATCTTCTTCATGTGGTGGTTGAGAGCTTTCCGCAGGTCTTTCTCTCTCATGTTCCTCAGCAGAGTGGGAGATGAAGCTCTCTAAAACCAAACTCCTTgctaacacacagacacacacacattaaatgtaGCATTTCTAATGTACCAGATATATTTGAGTGTATGTGTGCGCTCTTACACAACGCTCATTAACAGATGCTCTCGTCGTTCTGTCCACAGCTCGCCAGTTTCTCGTGCATTTGCAAAGCGGCTAGTCTCAGCGCTGTCTGTTACATTTCATCTCTACAGCGTAGCGTTCCTGTAAAAACACATCTcccacactctacacacacatacaaccagGGTTAcgatagttaactaaaactaaaaacatataaaacattttccttacttgaaatgaataaacattaactgaaatgaaataaaatcttacCTGCTGAAAGAGGTACTCAAAGGCTACAGGATCATCCTGCAGGAGGTCCACTGGGTCTCTGGGAATGAAACAGACTCTGAACAGACACCTGTAGTCATGGGAATCCTTCTTCTGTACCACCTGAAAGGAAAAGCAACATGATAGAGCACTTTATTACAAACTCCAGTCGAGGCTATAGTGAGTATaagtagatattttttttaatttatggttACAATGGTTATATACAGTAGGTGTAAGAAAGAAAAATTGCATCTTTCTGTATGCATTAGCACTTGCCTAGCAAGTTGCAAGCTACTCACAACTGAACTACcatattttctggaaaataagtCACAACCTGACTGTCAAAAATTCCAtcgttgaaagaaaaaaataaaacacccagATAGGTGCAtcatataaatcacattttgttaTTACATTCAGAAGTATCGTAAAATACTGCTATATTAAATGTTTCCAAACATTCTACACtctataaacatgtattttatttctccTCACACTTTGGAATATAAGATGCAGGGGGTTTCAGATGATTTAAAAACTTGACTTATATTCCAGAAAAATACAGTAGTCAAGACCCTTTAAGTTACTGACACGCTATGCTACAGTACGTTTAATGTTGCAAAAGTTTGCTTTTTAACATGtagctttattttgattgtaGCCGAGCCGAGTTAATAGCATTGCTACTTTTAGTAGCTAGTGTGTTACCCTTTTGTATGAGCTCCTCCTCGTGCAGCAGCAGTAAGGCTTGGTGATGTTATTATTGCTGTTCTAGCACCAGTGCAAAAATGCTCAATACATCGAATGGACAGCTTCTCTTTCAGAGTCAACACGATATCCTGCACACAGAGACAACTTTAATACTACAACGTCTACAGACTAATACCTCACACTACACTCTCACAAAAATAAGgttaaaatcaaacaataactgATGGATTTCCTGCAGTATCACTGTACTCCATAGTACTGAAATTGAAGCTAAAGCTGATCTACAgtgcagaaaagaaaagaaaaacagcaatctAAAACCTTGACAGTGGTGGTCTTGTGAAATTTGAAGGCTTTGGTCTGGCCGTTCTCCAGGTACACCTTCAAAACGTTGGGCAGGAAGAGAAGAGAGTTTCCCTGGAAACAATCAATGAAACATGGCTTAGGAAAGCAGCATGtcatcatgttttaattaaaacaaatataccaACAGCAAATGTATTGTCATGCACCGCTGCTCATGGTCATCATGGCTGGTTAGTACAAAACTATTAACCAGGCTGCATCATACACTTTTTGGTCCAAGTGTAATCCTGACCAGGGCTGGTGTGAGAGTTGAGTATGTGTGTGGCTTTTTACCTGAGTGTGTCCGTTGACGAGCACCTCCTCTGCAAAAGCGCACTTTAATGGGGTTTCTTCTCAGACGGGCTCTCTTCTCTGCTGTTATGAATGAAGACTTAGGATTCtgaaagcaaaaaattaaaaaattctgagTTGGACAATGACACTATGGTCTTCTGTAGAGTTGCTTTAAGGCTTGAAATTTAAGTCATTCATAATCGAAGAATTTTTGTTTATCACTGTGAAGCtgatttgaaacaatctgtatttgtttaaactgctatataaataattgtgattagAATTGACTCGAAACTGGTGAAAGACAATGCCGGAAAATATAGAACCATTAAACAGAACAACCCCGCCCCAGtttcaacatttaaaagaaaaccgGATTTGAATAAGAACTGGTTCTTGATTCCCAACCCTACCATTATCTGACTCAACAACAAACTGGAAGAAGAATCTTAGTACACACCGCCATATTTCTGAGGATCGTCATGGTTACAGAGTCCTGGCAATCCCTGAGGTCggaacataaaatatgaaaaaaatgatcaTGAGGTCATGACATCATCATAT
Encoded here:
- the LOC122147589 gene encoding FERM and PDZ domain-containing protein 1-like; translation: MLKIYLQDIQPIALLMESVAAKDLACLLAGYCKLLVDPNINVFRWGPRPKMRRIPAEEGYVSLVWKRFRRQFRG